The genomic segment GCTCTTCCGCGACATGCCGCCCCACTGCGCGCCCGACCGCCACACGTTCCACCTTGCCGCCACGGCGTGCGCGCGCGCCTCGCCGGAGGAGGCTGAGCTTGGCCGGCGTGTCGAGAGTGCTGCTGCGGCCAGAGGGTTCGCGTCCGACCTCCTGGTTGCGACGGCCCTGATTGGGATGCACGCCGAGGCCGGGGACATGGGTGCCGCGCGCAGGGTGTTCGACGGAATGCCGAGGCCAGACGCCGTGGCGTGGAACACGGTGATCGGTGGGTACATCCGTGCGGGGTTCTTGGGAGAGGCCGTGGAGATGTTCAACTGGATGAGCTCTGTGGACGGGGTGTGGCCGTCCGAGGCAACTATTGTGAGCTTGATATCTGGTTATGCAGGTTTCGGTTCTTGGAAGGGCCGTGGTATGATGCACGCCGTAGTGGTTAAGCGTGGCTTCCACCGCAGCCTCTTCGCTTCCAATGCTCTCCTGGAGCTGTATGCCAAGTTCGGCTGTTTGAGCAAGGCTGTGATGTTGTTTCGTCAGATGGCGGTGAAGGATTCCGTCACTTGGAGTTCGGTGATTGGTGGTCTTTTTCGGAATGGGAAATCAGGTTATGCTCTGAAACTTTTCCACTGGATGGTCTCGAATTCGGCAGTGCTGGTCACTAGGTCGATCTTGCTCAATGTGATTCTGGCCTGCACTGAGTTGGGGGACTGGAGGGAAGGAAAATGGATCGAAGAAAACTATGTGCTGTGTAGTGGCAGTGAATTCAAGAGAGATCCCTCTGTACTAACCACGctgatatatatgtatgcaaAGTGTGGGAAGTTAGATTCGTCTGCGGACCTTCTACATGGAGTTGCAGAGGTTAGAGGTGATGTTGTTGCATGGAATGCTATGATCAAAGGCTGTGGAGAGCTGGGACAAGTGGAAAAGGCAATTATATTTGCAGTAGAGATGCAGAGGATTGGCATTGATCCGGATGTTGTTACATTCTTGGAGATCCTACCTATGATCTCGGTGATCCCATCATTGAAAAAGGGGATGGAAGCACATGCTCAGATTGTCAAAAGAGGGTTCCAGAATGAATGGACAATCGCTAATTCGCTTATTTGCATGTATGGTCGCTGTGGAAGTCTTAGGCGTTCAGTTGATGTGTTTAATGGGATTATGAACAAGAATGTAATCTCTTGGGCTTCTATGATGCAGGTATGTGCATGGAATGGACTTGCTGCCGAAGTTGTTAAGCTTTTTGAGCTGATGAAGAAAACAGCAGTACAACCAAACCACTACACTTTTACTGCTGTGTTGACTGCCTTTAAAAACACGGGTCTTGTTGAGGAGGGAATGGGCTTGCTCAAGTGCATGGAAGAGCAGTATGGTATGGAGCCAGATATCGAGCATATTTCATGTGTTGTTGATatgctctgtcgttctggacGCCTGACTGATGCATATCACCTGATACAGAGTTCTCACTCTGAACACACAAAAAACCCTATATTGTGGGGGACATTGTTAAGTGGTTCCCGTTCATGGGGGGATTTGGTGATTGGGGAAGCAGCAGCTAGGCATCTCTTGTCCTTGGATCCAGAAAATAGAGCTAACTATATGATGCTTGCTGATATTTACGTTTCACTTGGGAGAAGGGACGATGCCGATGATGTCCTGAGACTATTAATGTCAAGAGAACTAGAGTTGAGACCAGGCTGTAGCTGGACTGAAGGTGGCTAAAGCTTGCAATACATTATAGAAGGTATGATTAAGTTTATAAGTGTGAATTAGCATTCGAAGATCAGTTACATATTCTTGTTTAATATAAACATCATTGTGTGTTAATATTAGAGTAGCTTAACAGCATTGAGCATACAGATATAAATGTGTTGGGTGTTAGTATCAAAATGAAATGAAGAGGACAAGAAGATATGGTGATCATTATGGTTAGACAAAGAATGACATATGAAGccactttttttatttataattggAGAACAGAGGGCGGAAAGTAGCAAATTAATGAAGCAACAAGACTATCATGTTGAACCAGGAGATTGGTCTGAGTGCTACAAAGTTTAACACTCAACATTTGCAAGTAATGAGTTAGAACTTTTATACCTTTTTGAAAAAATGGAATATGAAtatctataaaatttactatTAGGTTTCCATCCTGGTCCCTTCATTACGCCTTTCTTAGAATCAACACCTTTCAATTTTATACTTTGTGCATGGAATACAATTACTGTTGTTACTCTATTTACAGTCACTTAGTGCTGGTCGCCATCCCAATGGAGCATGTTACACAGCTATACCAATAATTTAAGCTTCATGACATAAAGCATTACTTTTATTCACTTAGGTTGTCATTTATTGATTCCGTCTAGCTGGCTTTTCTTATCTAGGTTAGGCCAAGTAATACTTAACCATCTGAATTCTAGAATGCTGAAGAAAGGAATTGATATAAACTTCTTACCCTAGGGCCACAAAACCTGGGATGCCACTAAACTACGCAGCCTACGGCTTgccataggaaaaaaaaatatagcagcATCTTCTCTGTATCGTTCCAATTTTATCGGATATCTCCGAAATCTTAAAGTGTCACAGGGTCAAATATAAAACAAAAAGGTTGAAAATTTTCAAGCTAACGTGGGGCCTTATGATGATTATTCATTTTATGGGAATTATTGGTGTAGTTACTTCCCTATGGGATAACTCATAATAGATTTATCATAATCGGTGCCACCACAGAAGAGTCCTTTTGCTGGATACAGTTGCTAATGTCAATTGCTAGGGACATTGGTTTCTCTCCTTTCCTATCTCCAAAATCACCGACAGATAACCAATTGACAGAGAAAGCTGTGATGTCAATTTGTTATTACGAATACTACAGGAGATTTCCATTGATACAATTATTATTGTCATGGAAATAAGATTATTGTTTAAAAAATCAGCCACCTAGATGCCACCACGATTAGGTGCTAGATGCCTACGCCTAATTGGCAGTTAGGTGCTAGATGCCTCCGCGATGCCCACCTAGTGCCTAGCACTTTTTAAAATATCGTCACCCTTTCTTTTAACAAATTACCGAGAACATTCAGTCAGGACCTGCAATGAATATTGTGGAGAAATCAACTAAAGCCAATAGCTGTCAAagaaaatcatgcaaaaaatcTCAGCAGCCAAAACTCAGTAGTACAGTGCACACTACCCATGTCGGCAGTGATGGTTATCCCTGTCTTGACTCTGTTGTGCTGTATCAATTCTTTATGTGGCTATATGCTGTAAGTGCTCTCTTGGTTTCAGAAAGTGGCATCTTCATACTGGTAGGTCCTACCTGTTGTTCTTCTGTAACAATGTTAGAGTTGCAatacttttcattttttttagtcAAGTCTCTCATGATTTACTACCACCACCTATAGAATCAAGATGTGGGAATACCCTTTCTAAGACCATGAGCATCATTGCTGAAGATACATGCCACATTTTGAGAAAGTTCTGATATTTTTCTTCATAACATAACATATCGGAATTTTCGGCATTACAACATTTATTAGATAGATATTTTACGATATACCTAGGGATTTTCAGAGATGCGAGTTTATGTACCCATGTCATTACAGTTGAAAGTACTACATGTTCTGATATTTCATGTAATTGAGCAAACGTCCTGCGTGGTTGGACAATACATTGTCAGAAACTCTGCGCTGAAGAATGTATCATGATTCTTAAGGACTAATACTAAATCACGAGTTAGAGTTGTATCGGTTGTAGGCTTTtagttttcaattttgttaGAGGAATCTGCTCATTATAACTTGATTCATAACACAGATGTGAGTTAGTTTTAACCTGGCAGATATACAACGCGCTCAACCAAACGATGatctgtagtttttttttttcagttaacATGAGAATTCCTGGAATGGATATTTCCATGCTTCTTTTAATctttctttgcttcttcttacGACTTATGAAGAACATGCACTTAAAATGCTTTGTATTTTGCACAAGTATGTCCTTCACTTCCTCTCTGATTTATCTGGATCAACAACCAGTTACCTAACAATTTGAAGTAAGAGTTGACTAGAAGTGCCTTCTGATACtatctcaagaaaaaaaaaatctattaagTTGATGCTGCTTTCCAATTGGGTGATATTTATCCCAATCATTTACACTTTCCTCTCAAATCAAATAGAGCAATTCACACGATGATTCTGCTTTGCAATACCTACATATGCATTAAGTAAAGAATATAAgaacttaagagaaaatatgaTTAAATTTGTTCAGACAACTTACATGCAGACTTACATTTTGTCCTGAAGCATGGCTGCTTCAGTGCTGGATCATCTTTAGGAGGTTGCTGTCCAAAGATCATCTCACAGCTCATGTCTTCACAATCTGAATAGTGATGATATAGTTGACATTACATACTATTCCCCGCAGGTACAGGGCTTGTCTGAAGAGAATGTAACATAGTTTCCCTTTTTTTTGATTGGCAACTAGAAAAAGACCTCCTTAAACATAAGGTTTGCTTTTGTTGGAATTATATATGGAGCTATTTTAATCAGGCTTGGAAGCACTCTTTTGCATTATACATGAGTGGAAGAAGTGAAGATAAGCCCAAAAACCATTAGCAGTGCCATTAAGCTAACATTCATTGGCTGCTTCCTGAGCTAATCACTTGACAGGACAAAAAGGAGTAGGTGCCTAGCAAATTCTGACTCAATTTGATCTTCGATTATCTGGAATGATGTCATCATGTCATAAGATATCAACATCTTTTGACCTAGAAACTATGATTGGTTTAGTTGAAATATTCACCAAGAAAGACCCAACATTCACAACAAGTGCTTCTCGTTAGTGAGATTTAATCATATTGCTCTGATTGTTGAAACATGCTGGCTCTGCACTGGTAAGTGAATGTGCTTGTACTATATTTGACAAGCACTGAATTGTGGAATGGTTGGTATAGACACTACTATTTCACAACTTGTTTCTGTTATTTGTAGTTTTCCACTAAGAATAACAAGTAGAAGCTGGCCCTCTGTCTTTTTGTACAACTTGACTGCAATTGCTCTATAACCTGCAAACATGTTGGCCCCACTTCAATCTTTTGTGTCCCCAAAATGGCAACTTGTGGTTCCCATGCCCAAAAAAGGCATGGTGCCTCAGTTCAGTGGATACACATGGCAAGATCTTGAGACTTAACATAATCAAGTGAACTTCGGTAATTTTCATGTAGAATCTTGATGCATTGCTTTCAGTGTTAACATTCCTCTTCAGAGCTCGTCTGAACAGTTGGACAGATATGGACCATATTGCAAAGACACTAGCACTACTTGAAGTGGAAAGGTCATATTCTAAGTTCACTTGCGTTTTGGCAATAGTCAGTATGATGTTGAGCAATAGTATAATTAGGTAAGTGACCATGGACTTTAGCGATACAATGTTCAGACTTTGACACATTTTCTAACTTTTAGATGATGCTAACTCTTGACAATCCACTAATTTCTTCCCGACTTTATTCAGCGGACTGGGGCTTGGTTATTTTACATGGATTCTAAGTTCTAACAAATTAAAAGATGTATTTACTCattgatatatatattctttcagGCTAGCCTCTCATGGATGAACTTACTAGGAGACATGTAGACAGCCGTGCCGAGTGAATCTTGGATGAACTTCTCGCATGGGATCTTGCAAAGATTCGTGCACATCCCAACACAGTTGGTGCTTTCCAGAAATCTGTCAGAGCAAGATAGGAAGGAAATGGTCAGCGAGAACAATATCATTATCCTGCTCTTCAGCATTTGTTGGTATGCCTGCACCAACATGGGTAAAATTGGTATATTGCACATGCCTTTATTTtgtattcttattttttttaaacgtaGTTCTTTTCTACTTCAGTAGCTA from the Phragmites australis chromosome 19, lpPhrAust1.1, whole genome shotgun sequence genome contains:
- the LOC133900704 gene encoding pentatricopeptide repeat-containing protein At3g16610-like isoform X2; the encoded protein is MPAVAYRYQALKEALAAAIDHPAAAAIDPRRPHALAVVSGLAANGYLASLLVSRYSRLGDPDAARGVFDAASAISSAPSPPKPLLYNAMLRGYLALGLPREAAALFRDMPPHCAPDRHTFHLAATACARASPEEAELGRRVESAAAARGFASDLLVATALIGMHAEAGDMGAARRVFDGMPRPDAVAWNTVIGGYIRAGFLGEAVEMFNWMSSVDGVWPSEATIVSLISGYAGFGSWKGRGMMHAVVVKRGFHRSLFASNALLELYAKFGCLSKAVMLFRQMAVKDSVTWSSVIGGLFRNGKSGYALKLFHWMVSNSAVLVTRSILLNVILACTELGDWREGKWIEENYVLCSGSEFKRDPSVLTTLIYMYAKCGKLDSSADLLHGVAEVRGDVVAWNAMIKGCGELGQVEKAIIFAVEMQRIGIDPDVVTFLEILPMISVIPSLKKGMEAHAQIVKRGFQNEWTIANSLICMYVHGMDLLPKLLSFLS
- the LOC133900704 gene encoding pentatricopeptide repeat-containing protein At5g39350-like isoform X1 — translated: MPAVAYRYQALKEALAAAIDHPAAAAIDPRRPHALAVVSGLAANGYLASLLVSRYSRLGDPDAARGVFDAASAISSAPSPPKPLLYNAMLRGYLALGLPREAAALFRDMPPHCAPDRHTFHLAATACARASPEEAELGRRVESAAAARGFASDLLVATALIGMHAEAGDMGAARRVFDGMPRPDAVAWNTVIGGYIRAGFLGEAVEMFNWMSSVDGVWPSEATIVSLISGYAGFGSWKGRGMMHAVVVKRGFHRSLFASNALLELYAKFGCLSKAVMLFRQMAVKDSVTWSSVIGGLFRNGKSGYALKLFHWMVSNSAVLVTRSILLNVILACTELGDWREGKWIEENYVLCSGSEFKRDPSVLTTLIYMYAKCGKLDSSADLLHGVAEVRGDVVAWNAMIKGCGELGQVEKAIIFAVEMQRIGIDPDVVTFLEILPMISVIPSLKKGMEAHAQIVKRGFQNEWTIANSLICMYGRCGSLRRSVDVFNGIMNKNVISWASMMQVCAWNGLAAEVVKLFELMKKTAVQPNHYTFTAVLTAFKNTGLVEEGMGLLKCMEEQYGMEPDIEHISCVVDMLCRSGRLTDAYHLIQSSHSEHTKNPILWGTLLSGSRSWGDLVIGEAAARHLLSLDPENRANYMMLADIYVSLGRRDDADDVLRLLMSRELELRPGCSWTEGG